The following proteins are encoded in a genomic region of Chryseobacterium cucumeris:
- a CDS encoding heavy metal translocating P-type ATPase, whose translation MEQQYKILGMTCSGCQKKISNQLNSVDGVKADVNLETHTATITSDHGVKLSVLNNALAEIGKYRLEDPDNPEKTFIKPQDRVSPSSVYYCPMECEGDKVYFKQGERCPVCKMYLVPIEEKLAKDPNHKPTYSSTNLPENFKDSIGKYYCPMFCEGDKVYDEKGSCPVCHMDLEPITEELVQNVSSHQHHAHSHTAHNHHDHHHSHHHEAPKVTDEMAGRYYCPMYCEGDKTYDSNVGCPVCGMDLVKYPEKKTAKYTCPMHPEIIRNEPGDCPICGMDLVRMPDSGDNEEDETYTILKRKFITSLIFTIPVFILSMGGMLINFPFSHQVQGFIELALTLPVMFYSGWFLLKRGWVSFKTWNLNMFSLIALGVAAAFIFSIVALIFPDIIPHEIRGHNHEIPLYFEAVCVILTLVILGQLMEAAAHKKTGNAIKELMNLSPDEANLMVNGEEKKVLLSQVKIGDLLKVKPGEKIPVDGKIIEGNSIVDESMITGEPVPVEKNVDDKVSSGTINGNQVFIMKAEKVGDETLLSQIIKMVNEASRSKAPIQKLTDKVSKVFVPVVILIAVLTFILWQFFGPEGKRTLFAFVNAVAVLIVACPCALGLATPMSLMVGIGKGAKNGILIKNAEALEQMNKVNVLITDKTGTLTEGKPSVEHIETVNGDENHILKLAFSLNQNSEHPLSNAIIKRAKEENVSAEKVDQFENISGKGVKGNINGKTAYLGNESLLTSHQIMIPESLKQKAVEVQSKAHTISYIAQEQQVLGFVSFTDKIKESSKKAVKQLMSEGIDVIMMTGDNEHTAKAVADELGIKHFKANCLPEDKLNEVKKLQQQGKIVAMTGDGINDSPALAQSDVGIAMGTGTDVAIESAEITLLKGDILGVAKAKLLSEKLLKNIKENLFFAFIYNVLGVPVAAGLLYPFFGILLSPMIAAAAMSFSSLSVILNSLRLNSVDLDIK comes from the coding sequence ATGGAACAACAGTATAAAATACTCGGAATGACCTGTTCCGGCTGCCAGAAAAAGATATCCAACCAACTAAACAGTGTTGATGGTGTTAAAGCCGATGTAAATCTGGAAACCCATACCGCCACCATCACTTCTGATCATGGAGTGAAACTTTCAGTTTTGAATAACGCTTTGGCAGAGATAGGAAAATACAGACTTGAAGATCCTGATAATCCTGAGAAAACTTTTATAAAACCTCAGGACCGTGTATCTCCGTCTTCAGTATACTATTGTCCGATGGAATGTGAAGGCGATAAAGTTTATTTCAAGCAGGGCGAAAGATGTCCTGTCTGCAAAATGTATCTGGTTCCTATTGAAGAAAAGCTGGCTAAGGATCCTAATCATAAACCAACCTATTCATCAACCAACCTTCCTGAAAACTTTAAAGACAGCATAGGAAAATACTATTGTCCGATGTTTTGCGAAGGGGATAAAGTATACGATGAGAAAGGCAGCTGCCCTGTTTGTCATATGGATTTGGAGCCTATCACTGAAGAACTTGTACAAAATGTAAGCTCACATCAGCATCACGCTCATTCGCATACTGCTCACAACCATCACGATCACCATCACAGCCATCATCACGAAGCACCAAAAGTGACTGATGAAATGGCCGGCAGATATTACTGTCCGATGTACTGTGAAGGCGACAAAACCTACGATTCCAATGTAGGATGTCCCGTTTGTGGAATGGACCTTGTAAAATATCCTGAAAAGAAAACTGCAAAATACACCTGTCCTATGCATCCGGAAATCATCCGTAACGAACCGGGAGACTGCCCGATCTGTGGAATGGATCTCGTGAGAATGCCAGACAGCGGTGATAACGAGGAAGATGAAACCTATACCATATTAAAGAGAAAATTCATTACCTCACTGATATTTACGATTCCGGTTTTCATTCTTTCTATGGGAGGAATGCTGATCAATTTCCCTTTTTCTCATCAGGTTCAGGGATTTATTGAGCTTGCTTTAACGCTTCCGGTCATGTTTTATTCAGGATGGTTTCTGTTGAAAAGAGGCTGGGTTTCCTTCAAAACATGGAACCTCAATATGTTCAGTCTTATTGCTCTGGGAGTTGCTGCTGCATTTATTTTCAGTATTGTTGCTCTGATATTTCCAGACATTATTCCACATGAAATTCGTGGACACAATCATGAAATCCCATTGTATTTTGAGGCAGTCTGTGTGATTTTAACCCTTGTTATTTTAGGTCAGCTGATGGAAGCAGCAGCTCATAAAAAAACAGGAAATGCCATCAAAGAATTAATGAACCTTTCACCTGATGAAGCCAATCTTATGGTAAATGGTGAGGAAAAGAAAGTTTTGCTCTCTCAGGTAAAAATAGGTGATTTATTAAAAGTAAAACCGGGTGAAAAAATTCCCGTAGACGGAAAAATCATTGAAGGAAATTCTATCGTAGATGAAAGTATGATTACCGGAGAGCCTGTTCCCGTTGAAAAAAATGTAGACGATAAAGTATCTTCCGGAACCATCAACGGTAATCAGGTATTCATTATGAAGGCAGAAAAGGTAGGTGATGAAACACTGCTTTCCCAGATCATTAAAATGGTGAATGAAGCCAGCCGCAGCAAAGCTCCTATCCAGAAGCTTACCGATAAAGTTTCTAAAGTATTTGTTCCTGTAGTCATTCTTATTGCTGTGCTTACTTTTATTCTGTGGCAGTTTTTCGGTCCGGAAGGGAAAAGAACCTTATTTGCTTTTGTGAATGCTGTTGCAGTTCTTATTGTGGCTTGTCCCTGTGCCCTTGGGCTGGCAACTCCAATGTCTTTAATGGTTGGAATCGGAAAAGGTGCTAAAAATGGAATTCTGATCAAAAATGCAGAAGCTCTTGAACAGATGAATAAAGTAAATGTTCTGATTACCGATAAAACAGGAACTTTAACAGAAGGAAAACCTTCAGTAGAACATATTGAAACGGTAAACGGAGATGAAAATCACATTTTAAAACTGGCTTTTTCTCTGAACCAGAATTCTGAACACCCGCTTTCCAATGCCATCATAAAAAGAGCAAAAGAAGAGAATGTAAGTGCTGAAAAAGTAGATCAATTTGAAAACATATCCGGAAAAGGAGTCAAAGGAAATATCAATGGCAAGACCGCTTATCTTGGAAATGAAAGTCTATTGACCTCGCATCAGATTATGATTCCGGAGAGCTTAAAACAGAAAGCAGTAGAAGTTCAGTCTAAAGCCCATACTATTTCTTATATCGCACAGGAACAACAGGTGCTGGGATTCGTAAGCTTTACGGATAAAATCAAAGAAAGCTCTAAGAAAGCCGTAAAACAGCTGATGAGCGAAGGAATAGACGTCATCATGATGACCGGAGACAATGAACATACCGCCAAAGCTGTTGCAGATGAGTTAGGAATCAAACATTTCAAAGCCAACTGTCTTCCTGAAGACAAGCTGAATGAGGTAAAAAAACTACAGCAGCAGGGCAAAATTGTAGCGATGACGGGAGACGGAATCAACGACTCTCCTGCTCTTGCACAGTCTGATGTGGGCATTGCCATGGGAACAGGAACAGATGTTGCCATTGAAAGTGCTGAAATTACTTTATTAAAAGGCGATATCCTAGGTGTTGCAAAAGCTAAATTACTGAGTGAAAAGCTTCTCAAAAACATTAAGGAAAATCTGTTCTTCGCATTCATCTATAATGTACTGGGCGTTCCGGTTGCGGCAGGATTATTGTATCCATTCTTTGGAATTCTTTTATCACCAATGATTGCAGCTGCTGCGATGAGCTTCAGTTCCCTGTCTGTGATACTGAATTCATTGAGATTAAACTCCGTGGATCTGGATATAAAATAA
- a CDS encoding DUF72 domain-containing protein — protein MTKENLYIGCSGFYNNDWKGSLYPENAPSKDFLSLYSKTYNAVEINSTFYRKPTSKTLLKWHDETPEGFRFFIKIPKAITHQNLFENSKDEIAVFCDHIQDSLKDKLSGFLYQLPPSFKNTAENTERIINSIDPRFLNVIEFRHSSWWQEEIFDLLKQHDIVFSGVSFPGNLPEDLIINHPEILYYRLHGKPVLYKSEYSKDFMDALAEKIKNASQTSFIFFNNTWGTAAIKNSLYLKHILE, from the coding sequence ATGACAAAAGAAAATCTTTACATAGGGTGCTCGGGATTTTATAATAATGACTGGAAAGGGTCTTTATATCCTGAAAATGCCCCAAGTAAAGATTTTCTTTCTTTATACTCAAAAACGTACAATGCCGTAGAAATCAATTCTACTTTTTATAGGAAGCCAACCTCAAAAACACTGTTAAAGTGGCATGATGAAACACCCGAGGGATTCAGATTTTTCATTAAAATTCCAAAGGCCATTACGCATCAAAACCTGTTTGAAAATTCCAAAGACGAGATTGCTGTATTCTGTGACCACATTCAGGACAGTCTGAAAGATAAACTTTCCGGATTTCTGTATCAGCTTCCTCCTTCCTTTAAAAATACGGCAGAGAATACAGAGCGGATTATCAACAGTATTGATCCCCGATTTCTGAACGTCATTGAATTCCGGCACAGCTCATGGTGGCAAGAAGAAATATTCGATCTTTTAAAACAACACGATATTGTCTTCTCAGGCGTAAGTTTTCCAGGCAATCTTCCTGAAGACCTTATTATTAATCATCCGGAAATACTGTATTACAGGCTTCATGGAAAACCTGTTCTTTACAAATCAGAATATAGTAAAGATTTCATGGATGCATTAGCTGAAAAGATTAAAAATGCCTCTCAAACCTCTTTTATTTTCTTTAATAATACCTGGGGAACGGCAGCTATTAAAAATTCGCTGTATCTAAAACATATTTTGGAATAA
- a CDS encoding polysaccharide deacetylase family protein: MRKIFAGKSKNMTFLGMVALMSATSALLNSCNFKNEVNNDPVVSSQEHPSAEIVPDNNEEEVDPDKRVIYLTFDDGPNQGTENLLKILDKRNVCATAFLVGKHAYGSKRQKDDFQLLKQNPLIELANHSFTHAHNKYTDFYKNADAVVHDFDIAKDSLKLTDKIARTPGRNIWRLNNINVTDIKSSTAAADGLKKAGYKVIGWDLEWRPSQKMTLKGSHEAMIKKVDSIFLNDLEKTSRHLVFLTHDQYLRDADSINELDMFIEKLQKSNKFVFRKISQYPKINEVLN; this comes from the coding sequence ATGAGAAAAATTTTTGCGGGAAAGTCAAAAAATATGACTTTTCTTGGGATGGTTGCATTGATGAGTGCAACTTCAGCATTACTGAACAGCTGTAATTTCAAAAACGAAGTGAATAATGACCCCGTCGTCAGTTCACAGGAACATCCTTCCGCAGAAATAGTCCCCGATAATAATGAAGAAGAAGTAGACCCTGATAAAAGAGTGATTTATCTTACCTTTGATGACGGCCCCAACCAGGGAACCGAAAATCTTTTAAAAATCCTTGACAAAAGAAACGTTTGCGCAACTGCCTTTCTGGTTGGTAAACATGCTTATGGAAGTAAAAGACAAAAAGATGATTTTCAGCTTTTGAAGCAAAATCCTCTTATAGAACTGGCCAATCACAGTTTCACGCATGCTCATAACAAATACACTGATTTTTATAAAAATGCTGACGCTGTAGTTCATGATTTTGATATCGCCAAAGACAGTCTGAAGCTTACTGATAAAATAGCAAGAACTCCGGGAAGAAATATCTGGAGACTCAACAATATTAACGTAACAGATATCAAAAGCTCAACAGCAGCTGCAGACGGCCTTAAAAAAGCCGGCTATAAAGTAATCGGTTGGGATCTTGAATGGAGACCTTCACAAAAAATGACTTTAAAAGGAAGTCATGAAGCCATGATCAAGAAAGTAGACAGTATTTTCTTAAATGATCTTGAGAAGACATCAAGACACCTTGTATTCCTTACCCACGACCAGTATCTTAGAGATGCAGACTCTATCAATGAACTGGATATGTTTATTGAGAAACTGCAGAAGAGCAACAAGTTTGTGTTCAGAAAAATATCTCAATATCCTAAAATCAATGAGGTTTTGAATTAA
- a CDS encoding YggS family pyridoxal phosphate-dependent enzyme — protein MSIKENYNTIKNQLPSTVQLVAVSKTHPVSAVQEVYDLGQKVFGENKVQELMEKAPLLPQDIQWHLIGHLQTNKVKYIAPFIDTIQSVDSERLLTEINKEAEKNNRIIKVLLQVKIAAEDSKFGLEISEAKDLFQQYIEGKFPHVEITGLMGMATFTDEEQQVRNEFLTLKKLFDELNQSKTLNTLSMGMSDDFPIAIECGANSVRVGSAIFGRRDYSK, from the coding sequence ATGAGTATTAAAGAGAACTACAACACTATAAAAAACCAGCTGCCATCCACTGTGCAGCTGGTTGCCGTTTCTAAAACCCATCCGGTTTCTGCAGTACAGGAAGTCTATGATCTCGGACAGAAGGTTTTTGGAGAAAACAAGGTTCAGGAACTGATGGAAAAAGCTCCTCTCCTTCCTCAGGATATCCAATGGCACCTGATCGGACACTTACAGACCAACAAAGTAAAGTACATTGCTCCTTTCATAGATACCATACAAAGTGTGGATTCTGAAAGATTATTAACAGAAATCAATAAAGAAGCAGAAAAAAATAACAGAATCATCAAAGTCCTTCTGCAGGTAAAAATTGCAGCTGAGGATAGCAAGTTCGGGCTTGAAATTTCTGAAGCAAAAGATCTTTTCCAGCAATACATTGAGGGTAAATTTCCGCATGTTGAAATTACCGGCCTCATGGGAATGGCCACATTCACCGATGAGGAGCAGCAGGTTAGAAATGAGTTTTTAACCCTAAAGAAGCTTTTTGATGAATTAAATCAATCAAAAACATTAAATACCCTATCAATGGGAATGAGTGATGATTTCCCGATAGCGATCGAGTGTGGGGCCAACTCTGTGAGGGTCGGATCTGCCATTTTCGGGAGAAGAGACTACTCCAAATAG
- a CDS encoding sigma-54-dependent transcriptional regulator produces MQKILIVEDEKAISGVLHSILSDELTDYEFVIAEDGLEGYKQVEKEDFALVISDIKMPKLSGTELLKQSLALKPETTFIMISGHADIDSAVSCLKEGAYDFISKPIDINRLITSVKNALVKETLKKENKNLQTENKTLKKKVSKKYQMIGTSPALQKIQDMIEKVAASDARVLITGPNGAGKELVAHAIHNQSERARGPMVEVNCAAIPSELIESELFGHVKGSFTGAIKDKQGKFEQANGGTIFLDEIGDMSLIAQAKVLRALQESKVSPVGSDKEIKVDVRVIAATNKNMQKEIEEGKFREDLYHRLSVIEIYVPPLDERKEDIKLLVEHFSGMIADEHGTAAKKFDDKAIDALKALSWTGNIRELRNVVERLIILGGNTVSEGDVASFVRK; encoded by the coding sequence ATGCAAAAAATCCTTATAGTAGAAGACGAAAAAGCAATCTCGGGAGTACTTCACAGTATTCTTTCGGATGAACTCACCGATTATGAATTTGTTATTGCCGAAGATGGCCTTGAAGGTTACAAACAGGTGGAAAAAGAAGATTTCGCATTGGTGATTTCTGATATCAAGATGCCTAAGCTTTCAGGAACCGAGCTTTTGAAACAAAGTCTTGCCTTAAAACCGGAAACTACTTTTATCATGATCTCAGGCCACGCAGACATCGATTCTGCTGTTTCCTGCCTGAAAGAGGGTGCATATGATTTTATTTCCAAGCCCATTGACATCAACAGACTTATTACAAGTGTGAAAAATGCATTGGTAAAAGAAACCCTGAAGAAAGAAAACAAAAACCTTCAGACAGAAAATAAAACCTTAAAGAAAAAAGTAAGTAAAAAATACCAGATGATCGGTACCTCTCCTGCTCTTCAAAAGATTCAGGATATGATTGAAAAGGTAGCTGCTTCTGATGCCAGAGTTCTGATCACCGGGCCTAACGGTGCAGGAAAGGAATTGGTGGCTCATGCGATCCACAATCAAAGTGAGCGTGCAAGAGGTCCTATGGTAGAGGTAAACTGTGCTGCGATTCCGTCTGAACTTATTGAGTCTGAACTTTTCGGACACGTAAAAGGATCTTTTACAGGTGCTATTAAAGATAAGCAGGGAAAATTTGAACAGGCTAATGGTGGAACCATTTTCCTTGATGAGATTGGAGATATGAGCCTTATTGCTCAGGCTAAGGTATTAAGAGCACTTCAGGAAAGCAAAGTTTCTCCTGTGGGAAGTGATAAAGAAATTAAAGTTGACGTAAGAGTAATTGCGGCAACCAATAAAAATATGCAGAAAGAAATTGAGGAAGGAAAATTCAGAGAAGACCTTTATCACAGACTTTCTGTTATTGAAATCTATGTTCCGCCATTGGATGAAAGAAAAGAAGATATCAAATTATTGGTTGAGCACTTTTCAGGAATGATTGCTGATGAGCATGGTACTGCTGCGAAAAAGTTTGACGATAAAGCTATTGATGCTTTAAAAGCGCTTTCGTGGACTGGAAATATCCGAGAATTAAGGAATGTTGTTGAAAGATTGATTATTCTTGGTGGAAACACTGTTTCCGAAGGTGACGTTGCAAGTTTTGTAAGGAAATAA
- a CDS encoding MATE family efflux transporter translates to MNFLNKNYTKECLTLALPVMLTQVGQVSVNLFDNIIVGKLLGADALASVSLGNAVFFSIFVLALGFSFAIPPLVSEAHSREDHATINSVFSHGFIINMSVGIILMVILLLGMPLLYHSGQPAKIIPDTVSFLSIMVVSMIPFMAFQTLREVSEGLSYTIGVTKATIIANIINIALNYVFIKGLWGIPPMGVKGSALATLISRIFMVVFLYFVLLKEKRTRRYIKDFSLKIQNFSKQMFDKMVKLGLPTALQMFFEVTAFAGAAFICGLISAHDIASHQIALSMASFTFNLCVGFSVASTVMIGRKLGEQNFVELRKVGINNLKIAFIFMCICGLVFILGRNILPTFFTKKEEVEVITLAAKLMIIAALFQLSDGIQVTALGMLRGLQDVKIPSIYTFIAYWVITIPLGYFFCVTLEMGAFGMWIALGLGLTVSAVFLVKRFLNMSAKRIKQNS, encoded by the coding sequence ATGAACTTTTTAAACAAAAATTATACGAAAGAATGCCTGACTTTGGCTCTGCCTGTGATGCTTACCCAGGTGGGGCAGGTTTCAGTAAACTTATTCGATAATATTATTGTCGGAAAATTGTTGGGTGCCGATGCGCTGGCATCCGTTTCGTTGGGAAATGCTGTATTTTTCTCGATATTTGTACTAGCCCTGGGCTTTTCATTTGCGATTCCTCCATTGGTTTCGGAAGCACATTCCAGAGAGGATCATGCTACGATCAACTCTGTTTTCAGCCACGGTTTTATTATCAATATGTCTGTAGGGATTATCCTGATGGTCATCTTATTGTTGGGAATGCCGCTACTCTATCATTCCGGACAGCCTGCCAAGATCATTCCTGATACGGTAAGCTTCCTGAGCATAATGGTAGTGAGTATGATTCCGTTCATGGCATTTCAGACCCTTCGTGAAGTTTCTGAAGGACTTTCTTATACGATTGGAGTTACCAAAGCAACTATTATTGCCAATATCATCAATATTGCCCTAAACTACGTATTTATCAAAGGACTTTGGGGAATTCCTCCAATGGGAGTTAAAGGATCTGCTTTGGCAACTTTGATTTCCAGAATTTTCATGGTGGTTTTCCTTTATTTTGTATTGCTTAAAGAAAAAAGAACAAGACGTTATATCAAAGATTTTTCTTTAAAAATTCAGAATTTTTCAAAGCAGATGTTTGATAAAATGGTAAAACTGGGATTGCCTACAGCGTTACAGATGTTCTTTGAAGTAACCGCTTTTGCCGGAGCCGCGTTTATCTGTGGATTGATCTCTGCTCATGATATTGCTTCCCATCAGATCGCTTTAAGTATGGCTTCATTTACCTTCAACCTGTGTGTCGGTTTCAGTGTTGCATCTACCGTGATGATTGGCAGAAAACTGGGTGAACAGAACTTTGTTGAATTGAGAAAAGTAGGAATCAACAATCTGAAAATTGCTTTTATTTTCATGTGTATCTGTGGACTGGTATTTATTTTAGGCAGAAACATACTTCCGACTTTCTTTACCAAAAAAGAAGAAGTGGAAGTGATTACACTGGCTGCGAAATTAATGATCATCGCCGCTTTATTCCAGCTTTCTGATGGAATTCAGGTGACAGCTTTGGGAATGCTCAGAGGTTTGCAGGATGTGAAAATTCCTTCTATTTATACCTTTATTGCATACTGGGTGATTACCATTCCTTTGGGATATTTCTTCTGTGTTACTTTAGAAATGGGCGCATTCGGAATGTGGATCGCACTTGGACTGGGATTAACGGTCTCCGCTGTTTTCCTGGTAAAACGATTCCTGAATATGTCTGCAAAAAGAATTAAGCAGAATTCATAA
- a CDS encoding GNAT family N-acetyltransferase, translating into MEKLKFRNAELADLNKIVAIYNSTIASRMVTADMEEVSVESKLKWFEEHNPQTRPLWVVEDDQNQTVGWVSFSSFHERAAYNGTVEVSIYLDETSRGKGYGKTILQYCIDNAGKFGVKNLVALIFLHNEPSLKLFRHFGFEDWGSLPNVAILDGVERSLKILGKRID; encoded by the coding sequence ATGGAAAAATTAAAATTCAGAAATGCTGAGTTGGCAGATTTAAATAAAATCGTAGCTATATATAATTCAACAATTGCCTCAAGAATGGTGACTGCAGATATGGAAGAAGTTTCTGTGGAAAGCAAGTTAAAATGGTTTGAAGAGCACAATCCCCAGACAAGGCCGCTTTGGGTAGTTGAAGATGACCAGAATCAAACCGTTGGTTGGGTCAGTTTCAGTTCATTCCATGAAAGGGCAGCATATAACGGTACGGTAGAAGTAAGTATTTATCTGGACGAAACCTCAAGAGGAAAAGGATACGGAAAAACCATTCTTCAGTACTGTATTGATAACGCCGGAAAATTTGGAGTAAAAAACCTTGTAGCCCTTATTTTCCTTCATAATGAGCCAAGTTTGAAGTTATTCAGACACTTTGGATTTGAAGATTGGGGAAGCCTTCCTAATGTAGCCATTCTGGATGGTGTGGAAAGAAGTCTGAAGATTTTAGGAAAGAGGATAGATTAA
- a CDS encoding Crp/Fnr family transcriptional regulator, which yields MLRTNQTFLNYLDELHKKQNTSDDILVKSFSTGDQILVQDHQLSHVMMIKEGIVKCFLAEENGKEYIVEFLGSGEIIGEVELIKNINCLCSIEALNEVTVYAVKIPFFKALIKNDLALNHLLLESFAERIINTSSRASYQQLYTVEHTLKQLLQIQSKQNIQISKEDMAAYLGIAVRSLNRILKDLK from the coding sequence ATGTTAAGGACGAATCAGACATTTTTAAACTATCTTGATGAACTGCACAAAAAGCAGAACACGAGTGACGATATTCTAGTAAAATCTTTTTCTACAGGGGATCAAATACTGGTACAGGATCATCAGCTTTCTCATGTCATGATGATTAAAGAAGGGATTGTCAAATGCTTTCTGGCTGAAGAAAACGGAAAAGAATACATCGTTGAGTTTCTGGGAAGCGGTGAAATCATCGGGGAAGTGGAATTAATCAAAAATATAAACTGTCTGTGCAGTATTGAAGCCCTCAATGAAGTGACAGTATATGCAGTAAAGATTCCGTTTTTTAAAGCTTTGATTAAAAATGATCTTGCCCTGAACCACCTTCTTTTAGAGTCTTTTGCAGAGCGAATTATCAATACTTCCAGCAGAGCATCCTATCAGCAACTCTACACGGTAGAACATACTTTGAAACAGTTGCTTCAAATACAGTCTAAGCAAAATATTCAAATTTCCAAAGAAGATATGGCAGCCTATCTCGGAATTGCAGTAAGAAGTTTAAATAGAATTTTAAAAGATTTGAAATAA
- a CDS encoding HAD family hydrolase yields the protein MNNHITTIAFDADDTLWINEPYFQEAEKEFCVLLEDYLPQHSVSQELFKTEMQNLHLYGYGVKGFMLCMVETISRISNNTASLELVNKAIQLGRELLQKPIELLDGVTETLESLKGKYRLVVATKGDLLDQERKLKNSGLQEYFHHIEIMSDKKENDYKKLLKHLDCQPENFLMLGNSIKSDILPVLEIGGFAAHIPYHVTWSHEQHDVTLEHPNFMELTSVDEILKHLTI from the coding sequence ATGAATAATCATATTACAACCATTGCTTTTGATGCGGATGATACACTTTGGATCAACGAACCTTATTTTCAGGAAGCAGAAAAAGAATTCTGTGTACTTCTTGAAGATTATCTTCCACAACATTCGGTATCACAGGAATTGTTTAAAACAGAAATGCAGAATCTTCATCTGTACGGTTATGGAGTAAAAGGATTTATGCTTTGTATGGTTGAAACCATATCCAGAATATCCAACAATACAGCCTCATTAGAATTGGTTAACAAAGCTATTCAGCTAGGCCGGGAGCTTCTGCAGAAACCTATTGAATTGTTGGATGGCGTTACAGAAACCCTTGAAAGTTTAAAAGGAAAATACAGGCTGGTTGTTGCTACGAAAGGAGATCTGCTTGATCAGGAACGTAAATTGAAAAACTCCGGTTTACAGGAGTACTTCCACCACATTGAAATCATGAGTGACAAGAAAGAAAATGACTATAAAAAACTGCTGAAACATCTGGACTGCCAGCCTGAAAACTTTCTGATGCTTGGAAATTCCATCAAATCAGATATTTTACCGGTACTGGAAATCGGAGGTTTTGCAGCACATATTCCTTACCATGTCACATGGAGCCATGAACAGCATGATGTTACTTTGGAGCATCCGAATTTTATGGAGCTTACAAGTGTTGATGAGATCCTGAAGCATCTTACCATTTAA